The Rhipicephalus sanguineus isolate Rsan-2018 chromosome 10, BIME_Rsan_1.4, whole genome shotgun sequence genome segment GTGAACGGAGGTCTCGACAAAGCTTCGAACAATAGTACGTCGCCTGGTGGCCAGGGTTCATCGAGACGTTCTGGTAGTGGCAATCGACTCAACGCGTCCGCATTTTGATGGTTCTTGCCATGCCTGTAGACGATGTTGTAGTCATAGGCCGACAACTTGATGCACCATCTGGTCATCCGTGGTGACAGGACTTGAGCCGTTGGCTTCCCTGGACCCAGTATGCCGAGGAGCGGTTGATGGTCCGTGACGAAAGTCACCTTTCTTCCCGCAATATACTTGTGGAacttgtgtgcagcaaacactacGGCAAGGCCTTCTCTGTCCAACTGAGCATAATTGCGTTCCGCTGTCCCTAGCGTCCGAGATGCGAAAGCGATTGGCGCCTCTCTATTCTGGTCATCACGTTGAGACAGAACAGCTCCTATGCCATACGGTGAAGCGTCGCATGAGACGAGAAGCTCCTTCTGTTCGTCGTAGTGTGCCAGTACGGTCTGACTGAGAAGCAATCTCTTCAGTTTATCGAATGCTTCTTGATGCTTGGTCTCCCGTCTCCACGTGGCGTCCTTCTGAAGGAGCTGGTAGAGACAGCTGGTAATTGTTGCCCTGTTCTTCAAGAACCTGTCGTAGAAAGCCAGCATTCCAAGGAATGATTAAAGtgcttgcttgcagtttggtgctggagcctccgttattgctcgaactttctcttcgttggtgtggacgcctgtctcgtcaattcggtgtccgagaaaagaaacttctcgcactgcaaagcagcacttgtttttgccGAGGCGCAAGGTACAATTGCGCAGCCTCTTCAGAACTTCTTCCAGTCTCTCGGCGTGTTCAGTGGCGTCTTTTCCACTGATGATCACGTCATCTAGGTATGCGCAAACGCCTGTGATGCCAGAAAGCATAGTCCCCATAAAGCGTTGAAAAATGGCTGGAGCTGCAGAGATTCCGAAAGGCAATCGTTTCACCTTGTAAAGCCCTTTTAGCGTGTTCAGGGTCAGTATCTCTGCTGTCTCTGGCGTTACGTGAAGTTGTTGGTAAGCCTGTGCCAAATCCAGGGTGCTGAGGGTTTTGCCTCCCCTCAAGTGGCTAAGGACTTCATCAGTTGTTGGAAGTGGGTAGTCTGCCTTCTTAtatacctggttcactgtgcaacggtagtcgccgcatattcgcaacgagccgtttttctttcgaacaagtaCGAGAGGCGTTGCCCAATCCGAATGCTGCGCAGGCTCGATTATGCCTTGACGTTGCAGTCGATCCAATTCAGCTTCTACAGCTGACCGCAGCGCGAAAGGAACTGGTCGTGCTTTTAGGGACTTTGGCTTCGCTCCTTCCACGAGTTCAAGTTGTACCGCAGGACCGACGTGTCCTGAGATGTCCTCGTCGAACACAGACTGGTACTTGTCTAGAAGCTTCGAAACAAGTTTGTCGTCTGATACGTCATTGATGCCCGTGATCTGAATACCCAGATGAGGAAACCAGTTTCGTCCGAGGAGGTTACAACTTGCTCCTTTGATGACAACAAGCGGTAGTGTGAAATTCTTGTTCTTGTGCGCTACATCCACCGTTGCACATCCGAGAACTCGGAGGGACTGGCCTGACCATGTGCGTAGGAGAATGTTGTCCATTTGAAGCTGCGGTGGGTCATCTGTCCACGTAGCTTTGAACGTGGCCTCACTGATGAGTGTGCAGGCTGCACCCGAGTCGACTTCGAACTCCAAGGTCTTGCCATGTATCCGTAGTTGAGTCATGACCTTCTGCATGCTGGACACGTCGATTAAGGTGTTGAGCTCGTAAAGTGCCACGTCTGGTGAATCCTTTGGAGTCGTGACTGGTGCTGAGGCCACTGTCGAAGTTCCTTGTCGGGGAAATTCGATGTTGTTGTTTGTTCTTGCCTCTTTCCGCTTTTTCAGGCAGGCCTTTTCAATGTGTCCGCGTTTCTTGCAGTAGTCGCAGGAAGCTGTCTGAAACTTGCAAGTGTCCGGACTATGCTGCGCGTCACAACGCCAAcagtgttgtttcttcttttgggcAGAGGCACTCGAGTGACGTTGATTTTCTGTCTTGCCGATACTTGTGCAGGCTTCATGAATCTCTTTGAATTCCGTTTTCACATTTTTCTGATTATCGACGGCGTTTTCAGCTCGCAGTGCAATGTCAAAGGCTCTCTTGAATGTCAAGTCCTTTTCTGCGAACAGCCGTTGCTGGACCTGCTCGTTCCGAAGACCGCAAACGAAACGATCACGCAGCATCACATCAAGAGGCAGCATGGTTGGATTCGCCGCAGCGTCTACGCTTGTTCCAAAATTGCAATCTGCTGCTAGCTTCTTGAGCGCTGTTACGTAATCACTGACCGTTTCGTCATGCCGTTGGTCACGACGTTGGAAGCGTGCCCTTCAGAAGACCTCAGACGGCTGTGGATCAAAGTGCGCCTTGAACATCTCGACTATGTCATCGTAGCTCACTTGGTTGGGCTGCTTGGGTTGAACGAGGGCGCAGACGACGTCGTAAGTCTGTTCCCCGCATAACGTTAGCAGATGAGCACGTTTCTTGGAAGCGTCCGTAATGTCGTTAGCCTCGAAGAAGAACTGTAGCCTCCAATACCAGGATCTCCAGGAGCTGGAGCTGCCGCTGAATTCGGGTAGCCGACCAAAGTCAGGCGTCGCCATCTCGTTCCGTTCCTTGACGTCGGTGAAGTGCCGGTGAGTCcagagtcttcctcgtcgccaacTCTTACGTCTGTGCAGCCACTTAtggctgtacgacgatttattttatgcaaggaaacatgaacactttaaaaagtgcagcttaggcgttggagaCACGAATGGCTACGTTCGACACCAGAAtgacgctcgtgccacagcgccagtgtagtcgcgcgcgcacttcgttgtcgttgtcttcaagcgagacatgtcagGTATCTTATGCAAATGaatagacctctaccggcctacgtcactcactccccgtgacgtcaggtcacgtgacctcacggcgcacgtgcaacggcgggtggttggcaaaacactcccgctgccggctcagcgtggtacagtcgcacggtgtttggcgcacgttctttttttcttttgaacctttttcttaatctttcggttccaagattatttgtggtataagtcaaagaacatataaatgtgtcgtggactgcgtgacgaaaaatttgccaggctgctggctgtttaacttggagaagtgaacccacgtggtggtggTCTGTGCGAGAAACAGGGatatcgtcttcgaaaatgtgcctcgtttactgtggcgtgtagtgtgcgtttaaaggcagcgacgatatcggttcacagttgcggacgttgaaagtgacaatattgtgtgtggtgtgtgctgtgtgaataacgatgcatcttgtttgcgaaaacattggcacGCGTTGTatctaacagggcaatttgcagtgaccggttgtcgacggaacatcaggattggacattttatttgacacgatgatctgcgagtgcgtacatctcagtgtttgtgctgggtgcacaaaacaacaaacaaaaaaatgcatcatgtccgggctgaaaggtgagactacgcatgagctaccagtgtgttttagcattgccgaacatgcacgtacggtttaccacggcgaatatccagaaccatacgcgtatcgcattttattggagatgtacgtcttaatgaagcagtggagattcttgtttgtcatattctagttagcttatctttatggctcgatatttatgaagtgacaatcctagtttgtgtaccaagtctaaaggaggggagtaagtatagaaacacgttgtaggcatcagatacagcgaagtaaccgcgcaagagattatttataactaaattattgtgtttaacatctcaaaactgctcagtgtattatgaggaacgccgtaggggaaagctttgctttaattttcacggcgatttgttaaccgaacgcaggctaatgagtggttccttcgttttttttttcattcatctctgatcagaattttgcgccgtgagtgagaatctaatccgtgacctcgcgcacattagccgccaatgctgtacatcatttaaaactgcagtgcacatttcgcgacggaaattgagtacgttcacatccatgccatgctaatatttccaaacaccagtcgtcgtgaaaatgtacaacgttcgcttttgaggagcataagatttttttatggctgtcatccacgacgagcaaatcatatgttgacctaacagaatcgttcattgcaggcagtaactcttccttctaacagctgtgagttcagaaaacagcaatttgcaaaaacttctatcgaagtgaagcagacacacgcagcactgctatgcagagagatcccggcggcggaactttcttgccaaccagcacctgctccgaaggcgggacttgggggcgggacactacCAGTGACGTcagactgtttgcaaacagggagaggtctatttcAGCGTGACGTAGTTAGCGTAAACTGCGGCTAGGGCAGTAACACCTCTGATCATCAAAATGGGTAGACATAGGGTACTGATCAGAGAGTATTTGTGCTGCCCATCAACATTGTCCAGAAGTGCTGCTCAGCGATAGGTCAATCATGAGAACGCTTGGCTACGAAATGCACATTGCCTCAGTATTATTGGCTCAAATTCCAGCACTGTCGTGGAAAAGTTAAAAGCACAGAACTGATGTCAGTTAAATAAGTATTGAAGTTGAAATTTGCCATCATCATTACAATCAGCTTGACTATGCCCAGTGCAAGGAAAAGATCTCTTCTATATATCTGAAATCATCCCCGTATTGCAGAAGCTGTAGTCACGTTATctttgcaagagagagagaaaacttttatttgtggaggcctcaaggattatcctcgctGGTGGAGCCCTTTGTTCAGGGCCCCATttgctcgcgccacaccacgtgctcgctggatcagccgacgctgctcctgcg includes the following:
- the LOC119406794 gene encoding uncharacterized protein K02A2.6-like, yielding MLPLDVMLRDRFVCGLRNEQVQQRLFAEKDLTFKRAFDIALRAENAVDNQKNVKTEFKEIHEACTSIGKTENQRHSSASAQKKKQHCWRCDAQHSPDTCKFQTASCDYCKKRGHIEKACLKKRKEARTNNNIEFPRQGTSTVASAPVTTPKDSPDVALYELNTLIDVSSMQKVMTQLRIHGKTLEFEVDSGAACTLISEATFKATWTDDPPQLQMDNILLRTWSGQSLRVLGCATVDVAHKNKNFTLPLVVIKGASCNLLGRNWFPHLGIQITGINDVSDDKLVSKLLDKYQSVFDEDISGHVGPAVQLELVEGAKPKSLKARPVPFALRFLKNRATITSCLYQLLQKDATWRRETKHQEAFDKLKRLLLSQTVLAHYDEQKELLVSCDASPYGIGAVLSQRDDQNREAPIAFASRTLGTAERNYAQLDREGLAVVFAAHKFHKYIAGRKVTFVTDHQPLLGILGPGKPTAQVLSPRMTRWCIKLSAYDYNIVYRHGKNHQNADALSRLPLPERLDEPWPPGDVLLFEALSRPPFTATEIARLTQEDSILQRLYKAVQDGTVKKLTGDEFTPYRRRATALAFHRECLTLGSRVIIPSAARSHVLALLHAGHRGMLAMKKCARSYVWWPGIDKVIEEAVRQCRECLSTQKSPPKAPIPSWDRPKTPWHPVHVDFAGPLLGRTYLVVVDAHTKWVEVRHVTQATSAVVIDVLRSTFATFGIPRKVVSDNGKAFISNEIRQFYTTSHHQAQHQAIRQERFDAQGPVTEEAAGRDPDDQGRMQWSVVVHSLGGGEGVKAYLGATENGRRLSSQQAHWRRERQECDSAACDADVPRSGLSPRPGSSEASRDAATAHSHHRRSWRKPPSKQAARRQSPVGHVGS